One uncultured Carboxylicivirga sp. genomic window, AGTTCTTTGGATATTTGTAAAATCCCAATGAACACCTGTTTCAGTTCTTTCCAAATCTAAATCAACATAAGACGGATAAGGATTTGCAACAAGATTCCAACCTGCATTTAAGCTCCTCGAATAATCTCCTCCATGAATAGAACCTTGATGACTAATCGTTGACGAATTCTTAAATATAACAGCGTAGCCTTCCATTGGATCTGTAAAAGATGTACTATTATTTCCAATATTAACCCAACCACCGTTATATCTGTATACATAGGAATAATCTGTATTAGCAGCATCATAATCAGCACTAGTTGCTCCATCAACAGAATGACCAGTATACCAATATCTACGCGATGGATAATACATAACTGTTTGAACTTCACCAATACCAGATTCAGATGTAGATATAAAAGACGACAAATTATCGTAACGGCTCTTTAAGATCATTGTTCCATCATTAGTAAGTTGATCTACTGAAACCTGAACACCTTCATTAATAGTCATTCGAGCTCCTGTTTGAACATCTAAATCTCCTAATGTAACATTTGAAGTAACAATCGGATAAAAACTACCTTCAATATCAGCTGCAATTGTAACATCTTGTCCGGATGTTGGCGCAGCCCCACTACTCCAGTTAGTTGTTACATCCCAGGTAGGAGTTAAGCCTAACCATTGATTATTTGTAATATTTACCGTATAATCTTCAGTCTCGCCATCAGCATTATCATCTGTTGCATCAGGATCACAAGACGTTAATAATGAATTTGAACTTAACATTACCCTCATAGTTGTACCACCAATCGAAGCTGTTGCAGGCACTGCAATAGTTATCGGCATTATTTCAGATCCACCGGCAGCAGTTCCTAAAGTATATTCTTCAGTAAATGTTCCATCTTCAAGAAGACCATTTTGATCCCAGTCAATCCATACTTTTAAAATTGCCCCTGCAGAAGCATTTATTGCAACAGACAAGTTATAACTTACCTCTCGGGTAAGATTAGTAGATTGATCCAGATAAAAATTAACACTTGTCCCATCTGCTCCGGTATAGTTATTAATATCCCCTAAATAGACCATTGAGATATAGTTACTATTACTTGCCATTACAGGTGTACAATAACTTGAGAAATAGACTGGTTGATATGTTCCCTCATAAGTTCCATCAGATGCGGTTATTACAACAGGACCTCCTGCCACCGAATAAGTATAGGATGGGAATACTGCCACTCCATTTTTACTGGTATTACTATCAACATTACCCGAGGAAGCCAATCCAAGATCATTCGTTAAAGTAACCGTTCCCTGATAATCTATATCAAGATTATTATTTGCATCGACAGCCCAAACCTCAGGTGTAGTTAATAATACCTGATTAATTGGATTATAGTTTGATGGCTCTACAGCAAAATAGAATTTAGTTACATCAACATCTATTGGAGTCGTATTTGTAATACTTTCTGATACTCCACCACCAAAGCCGGATCCATTATAAGCAACTAAATCATCTTCAGTTAAATTTAGCTTAATTGTTTCATTATCCCCATCAATATCCATTGTTGTTTTAAGATACAGGTATAATTCATATGTTTTAGTTGTTCCATCAGCAACAGTAATTATGTCTTCTTGCTGAAACACTAAAGTTGTAGAATAAACAGTTGCATACCCTAAAATTGCTCCATCCTTTTCTTTCAGGTAGGCACCACTTACTACTTCAGTCAAATCAGTAATTGTACTGGTTCCATCCAAAGAAAAAGTTAATCCATTAACAACAGTTGATTTACCATCTGCAGTACCTTCATCTGTTATATCGAAATCCATTAGCATTGTTGCCGTAGCGACTGAATTTGACAATGATGATATTTCTGTTGCTCTACCACTAATATCTAATGGATTAGTTAATTTACTATCATCATCATAGGCTCCTGTAATGGCAATATTATCAATGCTCCATGCAGGCTGCGTTGCGCTAGAACCACTCGCATCCCATTGAAACTTTAAAGTTAACGGAGTATTAGTAATATAAGACGAAATATCCACTTCTCTTTTAGTCCAAGTGGCATCACTATAAATATTAGTTATAACAGTGGTTTCAGCTAATCCATTGCCACTTATTATTACTGATCCTTCACCATTATTATTTGAACCACCAACATAACTATAAAATGACAAGTAAGCAGAAGAAAAACCACTTAAATCAATTGTTTCCCCACTCAATTCAAAAGTTATGGTTCCTCCACCTTTTGTATACGTTGCATTAACTCCTCCATCATTTGATACAAACATCACCTCACTGCCAGAGAAAGGAGTAACATTACCAGGATTTTCCTGAACAAATTGATTACTTTTTCCATCTGCATCGGAAATTAACCAACTGTGTTTATAACCTGAACCATCATTCTCAAAATCTTCAAAGAATCCTACATTCAATGGTGTCGTTGCATTAGCAACCAAAGCATCCACATCATCTGTATAAATCAAGCCTGACTTATGCCAGATTTTATAAGCATAACGTGTATTTAATTTCAAACCCGAATGAGAGTAACTTGATCCTGTTCCTATGTATATAATTGTACCTCCTCCCGAAAGAATATCTCCTTCAGAATAGGTTGTACCACTTGTCAATGTTCCTGCGACATCTCCACTCGTCAATTCTTCAGCAACAATAACCACTTCGTCTAGTCCAGAATAACTAGTCCAACTTAAATCATTGGCATTTGTATTGCCGTTAACAGCAGCAAAAGCTGTTGGAGCATAAATACTACCTGTAAGTGAAATATCATCAACGCAAAAGCCTGGATTTGCCCCTGTTGTTTGATAATTTTTATACATCCTAAATTTTATTTCACTTACATTTCCCAAATAAGATGAATTAATTGGTATAGATGCTGTTGTCCAGGATGTTTGATTTGCATATTGCTGGCTACTAATATTATTTGCATCAATAAAAACCTGACCATATTCATTATACAATTTAGCATCTGACATCCATGCAAAATCTAATTGGGCACTTTTAAATCCTTTTAAGTTTACTGGCAGAACCAAATCCACACTGTAATCATGACTCTCTAAAGAGTATGAAGCCGTTAATCCATTGTCAACAGAAACATATGCTGACTTACTTCCTCCATTTTTAACAGCACGCCCCTGTTCCCATGCATGATATTGATTACTACCAAATGAAAAGGAAGTAGCATCCTCTTCAAAATCTTCAACGAATGGCAAAGTCACAGGCATTGAAGTACTGGTTGAAACTCCTACTGAATAGGTATTTCCAGCGCCAACCGTCCAGGCTTTATAATAAGCAACACCCGCAGTTACACTTTCATGCAAAAAAGTCTCATCAGTACCTTTATAAATAACTTGTCCTCCTCCGGGAAGATAATCATTTACACTGTAACTGGTACCTTTTACCGGATCTCCAATTAAAGGATCTCCAAATGTTCCACTTGATGAATAAGCCAATAAAACAATATCACCGGCTGTGTCAGCATTCCATGTTAAACTAACATCATCTGTCCCTGAAACTGAAGCTGAAAAATTCTGAGGTCTGGCAACAGTTCTACCTGTTACTCTTACATCATCAATACAAAAACCAGGATTATTAGGAGACACTTCCCATTTAGTATCCCACATAAAATAAAGAGTATAAGTCCCTCCAGCAACTAAATCAATATAATCAGTTATATCAATACTTTTTTCTGTCCAGGTTGCTTGTCCTGCAAATTCCTGAGCATTACTGATTAATGTGGATGTATTTCCAAAATACACTTCTCCAAAATCACTTCCTTCATTACCTCCTGCCTTCCAG contains:
- a CDS encoding GEVED domain-containing protein gives rise to the protein MKRCTAVLVVLLIMSGLNAQIFTETAFLPSSLVADGDTPDDALWYETINVSGNHKHWTFSGVASVTKEAAKPGDRVKAYLISPQITLADGSNELIYVQSQTKTSAESEFEILISTTTRDVSSFTTLLSYTGTVGFNTTQSIDLSDFSGETIYLAFVRILPDIKGEDWNISSVIVDGSDVLEVNSFVISSVQDTEIGMYWNKNDNSDDVLVAFSTDGVFGDPIDGTAYDPITNNSIVGGGTILYVGDITYDEASPFSHTGLTEFTPYYYKIWSVDASNNFSYSGIELNATTTGAETILYADFEDETGDNVWTKESTSWGASQNHEWYIGSATAYRGSQSSYITTNDGGVGTTASYRAENHNPIYLYRDITIPAGSYKSVELSFFWKAGGNEGSDFGEVYFGNTSTLISNAQEFAGQATWTEKSIDITDYIDLVAGGTYTLYFMWDTKWEVSPNNPGFCIDDVRVTGRTVARPQNFSASVSGTDDVSLTWNADTAGDIVLLAYSSSGTFGDPLIGDPVKGTSYSVNDYLPGGGQVIYKGTDETFLHESVTAGVAYYKAWTVGAGNTYSVGVSTSTSMPVTLPFVEDFEEDATSFSFGSNQYHAWEQGRAVKNGGSKSAYVSVDNGLTASYSLESHDYSVDLVLPVNLKGFKSAQLDFAWMSDAKLYNEYGQVFIDANNISSQQYANQTSWTTASIPINSSYLGNVSEIKFRMYKNYQTTGANPGFCVDDISLTGSIYAPTAFAAVNGNTNANDLSWTSYSGLDEVVIVAEELTSGDVAGTLTSGTTYSEGDILSGGGTIIYIGTGSSYSHSGLKLNTRYAYKIWHKSGLIYTDDVDALVANATTPLNVGFFEDFENDGSGYKHSWLISDADGKSNQFVQENPGNVTPFSGSEVMFVSNDGGVNATYTKGGGTITFELSGETIDLSGFSSAYLSFYSYVGGSNNNGEGSVIISGNGLAETTVITNIYSDATWTKREVDISSYITNTPLTLKFQWDASGSSATQPAWSIDNIAITGAYDDDSKLTNPLDISGRATEISSLSNSVATATMLMDFDITDEGTADGKSTVVNGLTFSLDGTSTITDLTEVVSGAYLKEKDGAILGYATVYSTTLVFQQEDIITVADGTTKTYELYLYLKTTMDIDGDNETIKLNLTEDDLVAYNGSGFGGGVSESITNTTPIDVDVTKFYFAVEPSNYNPINQVLLTTPEVWAVDANNNLDIDYQGTVTLTNDLGLASSGNVDSNTSKNGVAVFPSYTYSVAGGPVVITASDGTYEGTYQPVYFSSYCTPVMASNSNYISMVYLGDINNYTGADGTSVNFYLDQSTNLTREVSYNLSVAINASAGAILKVWIDWDQNGLLEDGTFTEEYTLGTAAGGSEIMPITIAVPATASIGGTTMRVMLSSNSLLTSCDPDATDDNADGETEDYTVNITNNQWLGLTPTWDVTTNWSSGAAPTSGQDVTIAADIEGSFYPIVTSNVTLGDLDVQTGARMTINEGVQVSVDQLTNDGTMILKSRYDNLSSFISTSESGIGEVQTVMYYPSRRYWYTGHSVDGATSADYDAANTDYSYVYRYNGGWVNIGNNSTSFTDPMEGYAVIFKNSSTISHQGSIHGGDYSRSLNAGWNLVANPYPSYVDLDLERTETGVHWDFTNIQRTVYIRTTVGTERVLATYPIDAPETSTNNASQYIAPMQSFWVSASAGATIAVNATARTHSTGTLKSASVTSEQVLKVALENKYTRDELVFAFTADGSYNKVDNDAIKRFETNNRIPYLFAKKEGQDLVIGYYPEIIGSNSIQLYNSVGEDGSGETIFKALNIEQFDSNTEVLLEDVLTGEIVNLRQTSEYNFVNNASADEPRFVLYFNKVATSEDDIINGIEPDVEVINKNNLVINCHWADTKTLTVYSVDGRVVFTDKFKEDYYNSLIDVQSGIYIIELSSGINTYQEKVKIGK